The region TCTTCTCGAGCTTCAAGTTGGCCCGAAACTTAGTAATAAAGCTTTCAGCTTTCGAGTTCACATCTGGGCTCGGACAGAACAACGCCGCTGCCGCGCCGCCGCCGTCAGCCGCCGACGGCGTGATGTCGGAGTCCGTTTCGTCGAGTTCCGGCGAGCCACTCCTCGAGCTGTTGACTCTCACGTAGTCGCCTTGCACCACGAACTTCCACGCCGGAGTTTTCGAGAAcggcggaggaggcggcggcggcggaatcCGGCGGAACGGGGACTCGCCGCCGCTGTTCTGGGCTTCTTCTGCTCCGTCGAAATTTGTAATCTTTACTGGTTTTGGTGGGCTGTAGGTGGGCGGTGGCGGCGCGTGTGAAGTGGGTTCAGTCTCACGCGCCGCCTCATGCGGCGGCGATACCGGCGGCGGAGATCTCGGGAGGGGCTCTAGTGAGACGGTCACAGTCTTTTTCCCTTTGGGCTTCTTGGAAGAGAAAGAGAACAGCGTGTGGAAGACCAACGGCGGCGCCGGGGGAATTTGGTAGCTCCGCGGCGGCGGAGCTCCCCGGAGAAGAGACTCCACATTTTCTACGCTCTTTAGctgcctcttcttcttcttgtagagagaattcaagaAGACTTTTTTCGAATTCGCCGCCGTCGCGCCGCCTCGTCTTCTCTCACTTTCGCCGATCATCATCTGCTGCTGCGACGGCGGTGGTGGCGTCGCAATCGGATTAGTGGGTCCCACATTTTCATAAACCTGTCTTCTGCTCGACCTTTCCTTCCTCCGCGCCGCTCTTTCACGGCTCCGTTTCTGACTTTCTTGTAATTCCGGCGGCTGAGATTCCTCCGCCGCCGGCGCCGCCGCCGAAACCCAATTCGTGATTTCCAAATCTTTGTAAAATCTCCTGCTCGATTTCTCCTCCCTAACCGCCACGCTCTCATAAACCACCTTCTCCGCAATCGCATCATCTTCCGGCGGCGATAATTCCGCCGGAAAACTTTTAATTTCTGGGCAGGTTTTATTCACTAATGTATCAACAACCAGAGTCTTAATTTGCGGCGGCGACGTCGGATAATCAACCCGCCCCAAGCTCCGGTAACGGCGGAGCTGCCCCGGGCTCGAATCGACGTGAAAATCATCAAAAAATCGCATTTGATAATCTCCATAGCTCCAATTTGTCGAAGAAGAAGATGGGAATTCACGCAAATCAGGGTAAGAGCTGCAGCTTCTTCTCAAATTCGAAATTTTCTGATCAAATTTAGGCTGATGAGAATCTTGAATTTGATATTCATAAAGACTCGATTTTTCTTCATTATTTGCCGAATAATCGAACCATTTCTGCGGCGTGGATGGATTCGATTTCTGGGATTCATTTCCTTTAATGGGAGAAGATTGGAACTCATCAAAGGAAGAAGATCTCTCTTCGTTTCTGTTTCTGCTAAGAATCCCAAAAACCACAGCAACTAAAACAAGAGCAATGTTCAAAGAATCCCAGCTTTTCTTGACACTATTTGGCCTAAATATGGTGGCACTAAATGAAATGGTGGATGCCACTACAAAAGCCAAGAAAAAGACAGCTGCTACCACCAGGAGGAAAACCACCAGCCCCGAGCTGAAGAACACGGCTGCGACGCTGCGGCGGAGGCGGTCGGAGCGGCGGAGTTTGGTAGTGCTTTGGACCCAAAACGGGGTGTGATCCTCTCcatcttcttccatttttttgGCAACCTTTGTTTTGGCTTTTGAAAGGCTTTGAGGTGTTTTTGATGCAATTGAAATATTGGGGTTTAGGATAAAGGATTGGTGATTTGTTGTTGGAAATGGGATAGTAGTGGGAATTGTTTATATAGAGTTTGTGGGGTTTGAATTGGAATACTTTCATGAAATATGcaaatttttattatatgatAGAATAtaattatatggagtattttgctattttaggcTCGGTTTGGTAGCTATATTTCACGAGTAAATCATTTTATTGTACTTGTTTTATAGGGCATTTGATAGCGAAAAAGAATTTATAATGATTTCATTTGGTGTTTGATAGTTGTATTTCACCGAATAAaggttttgttttggttttattCGGTGTTGGGTGGCTGTATTTCATCGAATAAAGGTTTTTGTATTGGTTTTATTCTACGTCTGGTATTCGGGATAAGAAATGTCGATGATTGAATTAATGTAATTATCTTCATATAGATTTACAACTCGAATAATAatgactaaagtcccaaaatggtccttaacatatgacgtttttttgattttggtccaaaatattatcttttgaattattcggtccctcacatttgaaatcgggccACATTTAGTCCAAAATTGATGGAATAGTTAAAATGTGACGGAATGTGAGGGTCAACgtaattttaatcaattttgaccagattaagatttataattatattttattaagggctaatatctaattaacctaacctaaaacttaaaaatttaaaatataaaataattttaaaaaataaaacattaaaataGATTAGGTCTCTTTCTCTTCACAATCGACGCAGCGTCCTCCACACTTCACCTCCACACTTCACCTCCACACTTCGAACAGATTAGGGTTCTTTCTTCACATTGCCCATGTCACCACTAAACACACAACAATTTGTTACGCGAGGAGCAACAAATTCAGTAAACAAAAGACAAATTCCCAGATAAAGAAGCTTGTAAAACGAAAAATAACAAGCAAACCACAAACGCATCTAAAAACCCAGATCAATAAAACGCAATCCACGCGACGAAAACCTAGATTCCAACCGAAAAACCCAGGTCAAAAAGGGCAGGCTTGGAAC is a window of Salvia splendens isolate huo1 chromosome 3, SspV2, whole genome shotgun sequence DNA encoding:
- the LOC121795326 gene encoding uncharacterized protein LOC121795326, whose translation is MEEDGEDHTPFWVQSTTKLRRSDRLRRSVAAVFFSSGLVVFLLVVAAVFFLAFVVASTISFSATIFRPNSVKKSWDSLNIALVLVAVVFGILSRNRNEERSSSFDEFQSSPIKGNESQKSNPSTPQKWFDYSANNEEKSSLYEYQIQDSHQPKFDQKISNLRRSCSSYPDLREFPSSSSTNWSYGDYQMRFFDDFHVDSSPGQLRRYRSLGRVDYPTSPPQIKTLVVDTLVNKTCPEIKSFPAELSPPEDDAIAEKVVYESVAVREEKSSRRFYKDLEITNWVSAAAPAAEESQPPELQESQKRSRERAARRKERSSRRQVYENVGPTNPIATPPPPSQQQMMIGESERRRGGATAANSKKVFLNSLYKKKKRQLKSVENVESLLRGAPPPRSYQIPPAPPLVFHTLFSFSSKKPKGKKTVTVSLEPLPRSPPPVSPPHEAARETEPTSHAPPPPTYSPPKPVKITNFDGAEEAQNSGGESPFRRIPPPPPPPPFSKTPAWKFVVQGDYVRVNSSRSGSPELDETDSDITPSAADGGGAAAALFCPSPDVNSKAESFITKFRANLKLEKIHSMKKRNVGPSSLGPGLGPNQI